A portion of the Rhodococcus pseudokoreensis genome contains these proteins:
- a CDS encoding enolase C-terminal domain-like protein: MSSVITEVAVQVFKTEARTSVDSYGHRHPGPSVPTTGALLRITDSDGVSGYVLGKPNYLRQDQVEQHFRPVLLGSDPLAREAADKKWAIRQRTRAVELPEHTCSYLDQALWDLAGNKFDTPVWKLLGGARTEVKAYASTMCGDDIDGGLATPEDYANFAVDLKKRGYQGIKLHTWMPPLPDAPSLSRDIDACAAVRDAVGEDFSLMLDGYHWYSRTDALKLGRELDRLKFDWFEEPMDEFSLRSYKWLADQIDTPVIGPETTPGRHRSRADWIANDACDILRVGAMNGGGITPALKTMHMAEGFGLECEIHGNGAPNLALVGAANNVQWYERGLLHPHVDYDWVPPHLKSIVDPVDENGMVAMPQRPGLGEDIDLEYIAANLVAEY, from the coding sequence ATGTCCAGCGTGATCACAGAAGTCGCCGTGCAGGTTTTCAAGACGGAGGCACGCACCTCGGTCGACTCGTACGGTCATCGCCATCCCGGCCCGTCCGTGCCGACGACCGGGGCGCTCCTGCGGATCACCGACTCCGACGGCGTCAGCGGGTACGTCCTGGGCAAGCCGAACTACCTTCGGCAGGACCAGGTGGAGCAGCATTTCCGGCCCGTCCTGCTCGGCTCCGACCCGCTGGCGCGGGAAGCGGCGGACAAGAAGTGGGCGATCCGGCAGCGGACGCGGGCGGTCGAGCTGCCCGAACACACGTGCAGTTATCTGGACCAGGCGCTGTGGGACCTCGCGGGCAACAAGTTCGACACACCCGTGTGGAAACTGCTCGGCGGCGCGCGCACCGAGGTCAAGGCGTATGCCAGCACCATGTGCGGTGACGACATCGACGGCGGCCTCGCCACGCCGGAGGACTACGCGAACTTCGCCGTCGACCTGAAAAAGCGTGGCTACCAGGGCATCAAACTGCACACCTGGATGCCGCCGCTTCCGGACGCCCCCAGCCTGAGCCGTGACATCGACGCGTGCGCCGCGGTCCGCGACGCCGTCGGCGAGGACTTTTCGCTGATGCTCGACGGGTACCACTGGTATTCACGCACCGACGCCCTGAAACTCGGGCGCGAACTGGACCGGCTGAAGTTCGATTGGTTCGAGGAGCCGATGGACGAGTTCTCGCTGCGCTCGTACAAGTGGCTCGCCGACCAGATCGACACCCCGGTGATCGGCCCCGAGACGACGCCGGGCAGGCACCGGTCCCGTGCCGACTGGATCGCGAACGACGCGTGCGACATCCTGCGCGTCGGGGCCATGAACGGCGGTGGCATCACCCCGGCCCTGAAGACGATGCACATGGCCGAGGGCTTCGGCCTCGAGTGCGAGATCCACGGCAACGGCGCCCCCAACCTCGCGCTCGTCGGCGCCGCCAACAACGTCCAGTGGTACGAGCGCGGTCTTCTGCACCCGCACGTCGACTACGACTGGGTGCCGCCGCACCTGAAGTCCATCGTCGACCCCGTCGATGAGAACGGCATGGTGGCGATGCCACAGCGACCGGGTCTCGGCGAGGACATCGATCTCGAGTACATCGCGGCCAACCTCGTCGCGGAGTACTGA
- a CDS encoding IclR family transcriptional regulator translates to MVTEDTRGAAPESQPVKSAERTIHILETLAASPTRMSLGELQEACKYPRSSLHALLRTLKDLRWIEADESGSRYGIGTHALLTGTSYLDKDSVVSRAAAVLEALRSEVSHTVHFARRDEESVIYLASRGSKVEVRRMHRVGRKLPCHVTALGQALLAELTTGEVRELLPAKLERFTDNTIVDLDDLVTELGEVRNRGWALEREQGTVGVVCIATVVPYRIPATDALSVSMPAEVASYPGELERIAGVLTRHASAWARELRAEGVR, encoded by the coding sequence ATGGTGACAGAAGACACGCGTGGGGCGGCCCCGGAATCCCAACCGGTCAAATCCGCCGAACGCACCATCCACATCCTCGAGACGCTCGCCGCGTCGCCGACCCGCATGAGCCTCGGCGAGCTGCAGGAAGCGTGCAAATATCCGCGCTCGAGTCTGCACGCGCTCCTGCGTACGCTCAAGGATCTGCGGTGGATCGAGGCGGACGAGTCGGGTTCCCGCTACGGCATCGGCACCCACGCGCTGCTCACCGGCACGTCGTATCTCGACAAGGATTCGGTCGTGTCGAGGGCGGCGGCGGTGCTCGAGGCGCTCCGGTCGGAAGTCAGCCACACCGTGCACTTCGCGCGGCGCGACGAGGAAAGCGTCATCTACCTCGCCAGCCGCGGATCGAAGGTCGAGGTTCGGCGGATGCATCGCGTCGGCCGCAAACTGCCGTGCCACGTCACCGCACTCGGGCAGGCGCTTCTCGCCGAACTCACCACCGGCGAGGTCCGGGAGTTGCTTCCCGCCAAACTCGAACGGTTCACCGACAACACCATCGTCGATCTCGACGACCTCGTCACCGAACTCGGCGAGGTCCGCAACCGGGGGTGGGCCCTCGAACGGGAACAGGGCACGGTCGGCGTGGTGTGCATCGCCACTGTTGTGCCCTACCGGATCCCCGCCACTGACGCCCTGAGCGTGTCCATGCCCGCCGAGGTCGCGTCGTACCCGGGTGAGCTGGAGCGGATCGCCGGTGTGCTGACGAGGCACGCGTCCGCATGGGCCCGGGAATTGAGGGCGGAGGGGGTCCGCTGA
- a CDS encoding pyridoxine/pyridoxamine 5'-phosphate oxidase, translating into MPTAPDRSSFPDTRAWIRALPALGGATPAPADTLPDSPTALFLDWIEEAADAGVPEPHAAALSTVDADGNPDARFLLLKDVTEQGFWFSGDTRSPKGRDLAANPVAALSFYWREQGRQVRVRGTVVEGEPALSARDFRERSVTARAVAAASRQSEVLDDPAEYERTVAAAVARIEADPDFVSENWRAWCIVPDSVEFWQADPGRRHVRRLYRREADRWIREVLWP; encoded by the coding sequence ATGCCGACTGCACCCGACCGCTCGTCGTTTCCGGACACCCGCGCCTGGATCCGCGCCCTCCCGGCGCTCGGCGGCGCGACACCTGCGCCCGCCGACACGCTGCCGGATTCACCGACGGCGCTGTTCCTCGACTGGATCGAGGAGGCCGCGGACGCCGGTGTTCCGGAACCGCACGCCGCTGCGTTGTCGACGGTCGACGCCGACGGGAATCCGGACGCGCGTTTCCTGCTCCTCAAGGACGTCACGGAGCAGGGCTTCTGGTTCTCGGGTGACACTCGCTCGCCGAAGGGTCGCGACCTGGCCGCGAATCCCGTTGCGGCACTGTCGTTCTACTGGCGCGAACAGGGCAGGCAGGTGCGGGTGCGCGGCACCGTGGTCGAGGGGGAGCCGGCACTGTCGGCACGCGACTTCCGCGAACGGTCGGTCACCGCGCGGGCCGTGGCGGCCGCCAGCAGGCAGAGCGAGGTGCTGGACGATCCCGCCGAATACGAACGCACGGTCGCGGCGGCGGTGGCCCGCATCGAGGCCGACCCCGACTTCGTGTCGGAGAACTGGCGGGCATGGTGCATCGTCCCCGACAGTGTCGAATTCTGGCAGGCGGACCCCGGACGCAGGCACGTGCGCCGGCTCTACCGCCGGGAGGCGGACCGGTGGATCCGTGAGGTGCTGTGGCCCTGA
- a CDS encoding VOC family protein, with translation MTTLPEVPVPGALPYLTVRRGVEAIEWYSKVFGARVVGEPIVMDDGRVGHAELRLPTGMIYLAEEFPEMGLTAPESGSTSVSLMLSVDDPDAVLVGARDAGGTVERWISEGHGHRNATLIDPFGHRWMLVGPADPAVSD, from the coding sequence GTGACGACGTTGCCGGAAGTCCCCGTTCCCGGCGCGCTGCCGTACCTGACGGTGCGGCGCGGTGTCGAGGCGATCGAGTGGTATTCCAAGGTGTTCGGCGCCCGGGTGGTGGGTGAGCCGATCGTCATGGACGACGGCCGGGTCGGTCATGCGGAACTGCGGTTGCCGACCGGCATGATCTATCTCGCGGAGGAATTCCCCGAGATGGGTCTGACCGCGCCGGAGTCCGGTTCGACGTCCGTGAGCCTGATGTTGTCCGTCGACGACCCCGATGCCGTGCTGGTGGGTGCCCGCGACGCCGGCGGCACCGTCGAACGCTGGATCTCGGAGGGCCACGGACACCGCAACGCCACCCTCATCGATCCGTTCGGTCATCGCTGGATGCTGGTGGGGCCTGCCGATCCGGCCGTGTCCGACTGA
- a CDS encoding nuclear transport factor 2 family protein, whose translation MDLEAIKQIEQLKHRYSRALDTKSWVEFADTMVPDVTATYSEYLTFDSRDSFVSFLENTLGTHVITEHQCGQPEITVTGDTAVGVWFLADTTLIPEDGMLLRGSAYYHDRYLRCADGNWRITHTGYERTWESVAALSDFPSFRLTSNKWAMLQPPASA comes from the coding sequence ATGGATCTCGAAGCGATCAAACAGATCGAGCAGCTCAAGCACCGTTACTCACGTGCACTCGACACGAAGTCGTGGGTGGAGTTCGCCGACACGATGGTCCCGGACGTCACCGCGACGTACAGCGAATACCTCACGTTCGACTCCCGTGACTCGTTCGTGTCCTTCCTCGAGAACACCCTCGGGACACACGTCATCACCGAGCATCAGTGCGGCCAACCCGAAATCACCGTCACCGGCGACACCGCCGTCGGCGTGTGGTTCCTCGCGGACACCACGCTGATTCCCGAGGACGGCATGCTGCTGCGCGGGTCTGCCTATTACCACGATCGTTACCTTCGGTGCGCCGACGGCAACTGGCGGATCACGCACACCGGATACGAACGCACCTGGGAATCGGTTGCGGCGCTGTCCGATTTCCCGAGTTTCCGGCTCACTTCCAACAAATGGGCGATGTTGCAACCTCCGGCGTCCGCCTGA
- a CDS encoding acetyl-CoA acetyltransferase: MDPARIPVIVGVGDVGSGRAGEPAGPREPLDLITDAARAALADSGSPALGSRIDAIHAVKTVSWSYDDLPGLLAARLTLPSPRSSTSPIGGHWPAALLDRIGDDIAAGRSSAALLVGGESQATMTALRKSGTDPASLGWESAPGGPPAFDPADLGSRAMQRAGLIVPTRVYPLFENRVAHESGLGPGESLTESARMYAAFSELAAKNPASWTSEVHSAEDIAAVGPGNRMVCEPYPLMLNAMPFVDQAAAVLVCSLAVARDHGVPEGRTVYLWGGAGATDPVDVLSRNGFGTSAAMTDAVQRALSRASVDTAALDIVDAYSCFPVVPKLLTRTLGRGDLVPSVTGGHSFFGGPLNSYTLHSIAEVTRRLREDGGTALVHGNGGYLTYQHVVLLAGAPHPGGYVGDPEPAHLTAQAPELVAGYEGRADIVTSTVEYGRDGAPATGFVVAHTPDGRRLAGHTGAEVAAALSAFAQTPARSAIGRSVHVTDRDGVLSLRF, from the coding sequence ATGGATCCGGCCCGTATACCGGTGATCGTCGGTGTCGGCGACGTCGGCTCCGGCCGCGCGGGCGAACCGGCAGGCCCACGGGAACCGCTCGACCTGATCACCGACGCCGCGCGCGCCGCACTCGCCGACAGCGGATCCCCCGCCCTCGGTTCCCGGATCGACGCGATCCACGCGGTGAAGACCGTCAGCTGGTCGTACGACGACCTCCCCGGACTGCTGGCCGCCCGGTTGACGCTGCCGTCACCGCGGTCGAGCACGTCCCCGATCGGCGGACACTGGCCCGCGGCACTCCTCGACCGCATCGGCGACGACATCGCCGCGGGCCGGTCGTCGGCGGCGCTCCTCGTCGGCGGCGAATCGCAGGCGACCATGACGGCGCTCCGGAAGTCGGGCACCGATCCGGCGTCGCTGGGCTGGGAGTCGGCGCCGGGCGGCCCGCCAGCGTTCGACCCGGCGGATCTCGGGAGCCGGGCGATGCAGCGCGCCGGCCTGATCGTGCCGACCCGGGTGTACCCGTTGTTCGAGAACCGCGTGGCGCACGAATCGGGTCTCGGCCCCGGCGAATCCCTGACGGAATCGGCGCGGATGTATGCGGCGTTCTCCGAACTGGCGGCGAAGAACCCGGCGTCGTGGACGTCCGAGGTGCATTCCGCCGAGGACATCGCCGCGGTGGGTCCGGGCAACCGGATGGTGTGCGAACCGTATCCGCTGATGCTCAACGCCATGCCGTTCGTCGATCAGGCCGCCGCGGTGCTGGTGTGCTCCCTCGCCGTCGCCCGCGACCACGGTGTCCCCGAGGGACGCACGGTGTACCTGTGGGGCGGCGCAGGTGCCACCGATCCCGTGGACGTACTGAGCCGCAACGGTTTCGGCACCTCGGCGGCGATGACGGACGCGGTGCAGCGGGCGCTGTCGCGGGCCTCGGTCGACACTGCGGCACTGGACATCGTCGACGCCTACAGCTGCTTCCCGGTGGTGCCGAAGCTCCTGACCCGCACGCTCGGCCGCGGGGACCTCGTGCCGAGCGTGACGGGCGGCCACTCCTTCTTCGGCGGCCCCCTCAACAGCTACACGCTGCATTCGATCGCCGAGGTCACCCGCAGGCTCCGGGAGGACGGGGGAACAGCCCTGGTCCACGGCAACGGCGGATATCTGACGTACCAGCACGTCGTGTTGCTGGCCGGCGCCCCGCATCCGGGCGGATACGTCGGCGATCCGGAGCCGGCACACCTCACAGCGCAGGCACCGGAACTCGTCGCCGGATACGAAGGCCGAGCCGACATCGTCACCTCCACGGTGGAATACGGCCGCGACGGCGCCCCGGCGACCGGGTTCGTCGTCGCGCACACCCCCGACGGCCGGCGTCTCGCCGGCCACACGGGCGCCGAGGTGGCGGCCGCACTGTCCGCCTTCGCGCAGACCCCGGCGCGGTCGGCGATCGGGCGGTCCGTGCACGTCACCGATCGCGACGGCGTCCTGTCCCTGCGATTCTGA